In Acinetobacter sp. TGL-Y2, a genomic segment contains:
- a CDS encoding carboxy terminal-processing peptidase has protein sequence MKLQTIACAVALATGGLFFSHAMNAAIAATEPAAVVAQQIVPTQEQALVSRQLATLVDRQHYLNMRLDAATSNRILDMYLDSLDPDHSLFLADEVNNYKKKYGPTFGAALKAGSLEGPYSIHEQYRTRLKAFYTFMLAELKKPQDLNQPNVFIETDREKAPFFKTKAEQEAQWKKMLVSQLINLTISKEEDLAKQKALKDDPTLADGQDLTAAEDLTPVQTLTKRYTRQLERMSRIKSDDVLDKTLNAMLATYDPHSNYFPPVDAMELNRQTTLQLEGIGVSIRPERSNEDYTKIETIVDGGPASKTGQVKSGDRIIGVAQDGDKMVDVIGWPSSEIVGLIRGKRGTKVSVKLLGTGASMSQARTVTIVRDVIQEDDAGVRTRTVEITHDGKKQVLGVIEIPSFYLNYRARRAGDSYRSVSEDTNNALKSLAAKNVAGIIIDLRNNPGGSLEEVAKMIGQVVKSGPVVQIRDGNGNVSVFEDSDGGAQTYTGPLAVMINLASASASEIYSAAIQDYGRGIVIGSTTTGKGTAQVQLDSLAYGQATLTQRKFYRITGGSTQNKGVIPDVKLVDIYDEEFGERKAKNALVWDTIPTAPFKREGEIQSYVPQLSAKSKQRVAADSQFQYLEMRKSITESVKDQKKVVLDLTQRKAELSALEQKTLQAENKRRLETGKKPYSNWESYQASLDALAESRAKMKANKRPALPEEETFVIEAANVLLDLNALQK, from the coding sequence ATGAAACTTCAAACAATAGCTTGCGCAGTCGCACTCGCAACAGGTGGTTTATTTTTTAGTCATGCCATGAATGCCGCAATTGCAGCAACTGAACCTGCTGCGGTCGTTGCACAACAGATTGTACCGACGCAAGAACAGGCATTGGTTTCTCGCCAACTGGCAACTTTGGTCGACCGTCAACATTATTTAAACATGCGTTTAGATGCCGCGACCTCAAATCGTATTTTAGATATGTATTTGGACAGTTTAGATCCAGATCACAGTCTATTTTTGGCAGATGAAGTCAATAATTATAAGAAAAAATATGGACCCACTTTTGGTGCAGCTTTAAAAGCCGGCAGCTTGGAAGGGCCATACAGCATTCATGAGCAATATCGTACCCGACTTAAAGCGTTTTACACCTTTATGTTGGCAGAGCTGAAAAAACCACAAGACTTGAATCAGCCCAATGTCTTTATAGAAACGGATCGTGAAAAAGCGCCGTTCTTTAAAACCAAAGCTGAACAAGAAGCACAGTGGAAAAAGATGTTGGTGTCGCAATTAATCAACCTGACCATTTCTAAAGAAGAAGATTTAGCCAAGCAAAAAGCGTTAAAAGATGATCCAACATTGGCAGATGGACAAGATTTAACCGCTGCGGAAGATTTGACACCAGTACAAACGCTAACCAAGCGATATACCCGTCAGTTAGAACGTATGTCACGAATTAAAAGTGACGATGTTTTGGACAAAACATTAAATGCGATGTTGGCAACCTACGATCCCCACAGTAATTATTTCCCACCTGTGGATGCAATGGAGCTGAACCGTCAAACCACATTGCAGCTTGAAGGCATTGGGGTATCAATTCGACCTGAACGTAGCAATGAAGACTACACCAAAATTGAAACCATTGTAGATGGTGGACCTGCCAGCAAAACAGGTCAGGTGAAGTCGGGAGATCGTATCATTGGGGTTGCTCAAGATGGCGACAAAATGGTGGATGTCATTGGCTGGCCGAGTTCTGAAATTGTCGGTTTGATTCGCGGTAAACGTGGCACGAAAGTCAGCGTTAAATTGCTCGGTACGGGTGCGTCCATGAGTCAAGCACGTACAGTGACGATTGTTCGTGATGTGATTCAAGAAGACGATGCTGGCGTACGTACCCGTACTGTGGAAATTACCCATGATGGTAAAAAACAAGTACTGGGTGTGATTGAAATTCCATCATTTTATTTGAATTATCGTGCCCGCCGTGCAGGGGATAGTTATCGCTCTGTTTCAGAAGACACCAATAATGCTTTAAAGTCATTGGCTGCCAAAAATGTTGCCGGGATTATTATTGATTTACGTAATAACCCAGGTGGCTCACTTGAAGAAGTGGCTAAAATGATTGGTCAAGTGGTGAAGTCTGGCCCAGTGGTCCAAATCCGAGATGGTAACGGCAATGTTAGCGTTTTTGAAGATAGCGATGGTGGTGCTCAAACCTATACAGGACCACTGGCGGTCATGATTAACTTGGCCTCAGCATCTGCAAGTGAGATTTATTCAGCTGCCATTCAAGATTATGGTCGTGGTATCGTGATTGGTAGCACCACGACAGGTAAAGGAACAGCGCAGGTTCAACTGGACAGTTTGGCCTATGGTCAAGCGACCTTAACTCAGCGTAAATTTTACCGTATTACGGGCGGAAGTACCCAAAATAAAGGGGTAATTCCAGATGTGAAACTGGTGGATATCTATGATGAAGAGTTTGGCGAGCGTAAAGCCAAAAATGCCTTGGTTTGGGATACCATTCCAACCGCGCCATTTAAGCGTGAAGGTGAAATTCAATCTTATGTGCCGCAGCTGAGCGCGAAATCTAAGCAACGTGTCGCAGCAGATTCACAGTTCCAGTATTTAGAAATGCGTAAAAGTATTACAGAATCTGTGAAAGATCAGAAGAAAGTCGTACTTGATTTGACGCAGCGGAAGGCGGAATTATCGGCTTTGGAGCAAAAAACCTTGCAAGCAGAAAATAAGCGCCGCTTGGAAACAGGGAAAAAGCCTTATTCAAACTGGGAAAGTTACCAAGCCTCACTCGATGCTTTGGCTGAGTCTAGAGCCAAAATGAAAGCAAACAAACGTCCTGCCTTACCTGAAGAAGAAACTTTTGTGATTGAAGCGGCAAATGTTTTACTGGACCTAAACGCTTTGCAAAAATAA